A genomic segment from Deltaproteobacteria bacterium GWC2_65_14 encodes:
- a CDS encoding addiction module antitoxin RelB: protein MAFAVKYHPAVKEIDLPRINVKMRDRIRRAIESRLMTAPQEYGLPLRKNLGGYWKLRVGDYRVVFKVEGEVVYVLGIRHRKKIYEEVTGRIR, encoded by the coding sequence GTGGCGTTTGCGGTCAAGTATCACCCCGCCGTCAAAGAGATCGATCTTCCCCGGATCAACGTGAAAATGCGGGATCGCATCCGCAGGGCGATCGAGTCCCGCCTGATGACGGCGCCCCAGGAGTACGGGCTTCCCCTGAGGAAGAACCTGGGGGGTTATTGGAAGCTCCGGGTGGGAGATTACCGCGTAGTTTTCAAAGTCGAGGGGGAGGTCGTATATGTCCTCGGGATACGCCACCGGAAGAAAATCTACGAGGAAGTAACGGGCCGGATAAGATAA
- a CDS encoding antitoxin, RHH family protein encodes MPARNPRVNVVLEKPLYEAVDQLAKEEGVSLSTVVRDLVKEAIEIREDIDLGRIAESREKSLKRSRALAHKDVWG; translated from the coding sequence ATGCCTGCGAGGAATCCGAGAGTGAATGTGGTGCTGGAGAAGCCGCTCTACGAGGCGGTGGATCAATTGGCGAAGGAAGAAGGGGTATCGCTTTCGACGGTTGTGCGAGACCTCGTCAAGGAAGCCATTGAGATCCGGGAAGACATCGATCTTGGCCGCATCGCGGAGTCGCGAGAAAAGTCTCTGAAGCGTTCCCGGGCACTCGCCCACAAGGATGTCTGGGGATAA